In Pongo abelii isolate AG06213 chromosome 15, NHGRI_mPonAbe1-v2.0_pri, whole genome shotgun sequence, a single window of DNA contains:
- the GPHB5 gene encoding glycoprotein hormone beta-5 isoform X2, whose product MKENLIHLPQCICSPENQVELPLTISLGLCHPPSMKLAFLFLGPMALLLLAGYGCVLGASSGNLRTFVGCAVREFTFLAKKPGCRGLRITTDACWGRCETWEKPILEPPYIEAHHRVCTYNETKHVTVKLPNCAPGVDPFYTYPVAIRCDCGACSTATTECETI is encoded by the exons ATGAAGGAAAATTTAATCCATCTGCCACAATGCATTTGTTCTCCTGAGAACCAGGTGGAACTACCTCTGACTATTTCCTTAGGATTATGCCACCCACCAAG CATGAAGCTGGCATTCCTCTTCCTTGGCCCCATGGCCCTCCTCCTTCTGGCTGGCTATGGCTGCGTCCTCGGTGCCTCCAGTGGGAACCTGCGTACCTTTGTGGGCTGTGCCGTGAGGGAGTTTACTTTCCTGGCCAAGAAGCCAGGCTGCAGGGGCCTTCGGATCACCACGGATGCCTGCTGGGGTCGCTGTGAGACCTGGGAG AAACCCATTCTGGAACCCCCCTATATTGAAGCCCATCATCGAGTCTGTACCTACAACGAGACCAAACATGTGACCGTCAAGCTGCCCAACTGTGCCCCGGGAGTCGACCCCTTCTACACCTATCCCGTGGCCATCCGCTGTGACTGCGGAGCCTGCTCCACTGCCACCACGGAGTGTGAGACCATCTGA
- the GPHB5 gene encoding glycoprotein hormone beta-5 isoform X1 → MKENLIHLPQCICSPENQVELPLTISLGLCHPPSSMKLAFLFLGPMALLLLAGYGCVLGASSGNLRTFVGCAVREFTFLAKKPGCRGLRITTDACWGRCETWEKPILEPPYIEAHHRVCTYNETKHVTVKLPNCAPGVDPFYTYPVAIRCDCGACSTATTECETI, encoded by the exons ATGAAGGAAAATTTAATCCATCTGCCACAATGCATTTGTTCTCCTGAGAACCAGGTGGAACTACCTCTGACTATTTCCTTAGGATTATGCCACCCACCAAG CAGCATGAAGCTGGCATTCCTCTTCCTTGGCCCCATGGCCCTCCTCCTTCTGGCTGGCTATGGCTGCGTCCTCGGTGCCTCCAGTGGGAACCTGCGTACCTTTGTGGGCTGTGCCGTGAGGGAGTTTACTTTCCTGGCCAAGAAGCCAGGCTGCAGGGGCCTTCGGATCACCACGGATGCCTGCTGGGGTCGCTGTGAGACCTGGGAG AAACCCATTCTGGAACCCCCCTATATTGAAGCCCATCATCGAGTCTGTACCTACAACGAGACCAAACATGTGACCGTCAAGCTGCCCAACTGTGCCCCGGGAGTCGACCCCTTCTACACCTATCCCGTGGCCATCCGCTGTGACTGCGGAGCCTGCTCCACTGCCACCACGGAGTGTGAGACCATCTGA
- the GPHB5 gene encoding glycoprotein hormone beta-5 isoform X3, whose product MKLAFLFLGPMALLLLAGYGCVLGASSGNLRTFVGCAVREFTFLAKKPGCRGLRITTDACWGRCETWEKPILEPPYIEAHHRVCTYNETKHVTVKLPNCAPGVDPFYTYPVAIRCDCGACSTATTECETI is encoded by the exons ATGAAGCTGGCATTCCTCTTCCTTGGCCCCATGGCCCTCCTCCTTCTGGCTGGCTATGGCTGCGTCCTCGGTGCCTCCAGTGGGAACCTGCGTACCTTTGTGGGCTGTGCCGTGAGGGAGTTTACTTTCCTGGCCAAGAAGCCAGGCTGCAGGGGCCTTCGGATCACCACGGATGCCTGCTGGGGTCGCTGTGAGACCTGGGAG AAACCCATTCTGGAACCCCCCTATATTGAAGCCCATCATCGAGTCTGTACCTACAACGAGACCAAACATGTGACCGTCAAGCTGCCCAACTGTGCCCCGGGAGTCGACCCCTTCTACACCTATCCCGTGGCCATCCGCTGTGACTGCGGAGCCTGCTCCACTGCCACCACGGAGTGTGAGACCATCTGA